In Hamadaea flava, a genomic segment contains:
- a CDS encoding NAD-dependent epimerase/dehydratase family protein, with protein sequence MSQTVVITGAAGKVGRLLRQRLARPGRTLRLVDIVPPEPPVPGEDAEVSTGTLTDLAGVESVVAGADAVIHLGGQSRESNISDVLENNALGTYNLFEAVRRGGVRRVIFASSNHVAGFLDRVDAPPEGFPADAPGRPDTLYGWSKVAGEAMASLYADRYGIDVLCPRIGMCMPQPTDVRSLGLWLSPDDATSMFEVCLAVESPGFRRLWGISRNTRRFLSLAEGEALGYIPKDDSEAYADEVERGRPTPDYEHDLVLRRIGGQWCDVPLGEYY encoded by the coding sequence ATGTCGCAGACCGTCGTGATCACCGGCGCGGCCGGTAAGGTCGGCCGCCTACTCCGTCAGCGATTGGCCCGCCCCGGGCGAACGCTCCGGCTGGTCGACATCGTCCCGCCCGAGCCCCCCGTGCCCGGCGAGGACGCCGAGGTCTCCACCGGCACGCTCACGGACCTGGCCGGCGTGGAATCCGTGGTCGCCGGGGCCGACGCCGTCATCCACCTGGGCGGCCAGAGCCGGGAGTCCAACATCTCCGACGTTTTGGAGAACAATGCTCTCGGGACGTACAACCTCTTCGAAGCCGTGCGACGGGGCGGCGTACGCCGAGTGATCTTCGCGTCCTCCAACCACGTCGCGGGATTCCTCGACCGCGTCGACGCGCCGCCGGAGGGGTTCCCCGCCGACGCGCCCGGCCGCCCGGACACCCTCTACGGCTGGAGCAAGGTCGCCGGCGAGGCGATGGCCAGCCTGTACGCCGACCGGTACGGGATCGACGTGCTCTGCCCCCGGATCGGGATGTGCATGCCGCAGCCGACCGACGTCCGCTCGCTCGGGCTGTGGCTGTCGCCCGACGACGCGACGAGCATGTTCGAGGTCTGCCTCGCGGTGGAGTCGCCCGGATTCCGCCGCCTCTGGGGAATCAGCCGGAACACCCGGCGCTTCCTCTCGCTGGCCGAGGGTGAAGCGCTGGGCTACATCCCGAAGGACGACTCCGAGGCGTACGCCGACGAGGTCGAGCGCGGCCGGCCGACGCCGGACTACGAGCACGACCTCGTCCTGCGTCGCATCGGCGGGCAGTGGTGCGACGTGCCGTTGGGCGAGTACTACTAG
- a CDS encoding DUF3618 domain-containing protein, giving the protein MTAHDMPTHNDMPTHNGQPKPMSVAELSGEIAQTRQALGETVRALAAKADVKSRAGDFVQETRERASDSVRAHWTQLTAIGIGVLAAVGAVLIWRNREAVNS; this is encoded by the coding sequence ATGACCGCGCACGACATGCCCACCCACAACGACATGCCCACGCACAACGGTCAACCGAAACCGATGAGCGTCGCGGAGTTGAGCGGCGAGATCGCGCAGACCCGGCAGGCCCTGGGCGAGACCGTCCGGGCGTTGGCGGCTAAGGCTGACGTGAAGAGTCGCGCCGGCGACTTCGTTCAGGAGACCCGGGAGCGAGCGTCGGACTCGGTCCGGGCGCACTGGACACAGCTCACCGCGATCGGCATCGGCGTACTCGCTGCTGTCGGCGCTGTCCTGATCTGGCGTAACCGTGAGGCGGTGAACTCATGA
- a CDS encoding phage holin family protein, with protein MTDLRHRPHTEESTADLVRQATEQISTLVRQEMQLARTELAEKGKRVGLGVGLFAGSGVAVFYAVGALLVAAGLALALVMPGWLAALIVGVVLLIVAGVEALLGRGQVKRGTPLTPNQTVDSVRADLNQVNEAFGERNSR; from the coding sequence GTGACAGATCTCAGGCATCGGCCGCACACCGAGGAGTCCACGGCCGACCTGGTACGCCAGGCGACCGAGCAAATCAGCACGCTCGTTCGGCAGGAGATGCAGCTGGCCCGGACCGAGCTGGCCGAGAAGGGCAAACGCGTCGGTCTGGGCGTCGGGCTGTTCGCCGGCTCCGGCGTGGCTGTGTTCTACGCCGTCGGCGCCCTGCTCGTCGCGGCCGGACTTGCGCTCGCCTTGGTCATGCCGGGCTGGCTGGCCGCGCTGATCGTCGGCGTCGTGCTGCTGATCGTGGCCGGGGTGGAGGCACTCCTCGGCCGGGGCCAGGTCAAACGGGGTACGCCGTTGACCCCGAACCAGACGGTCGACAGCGTACGGGCCGACCTCAACCAGGTGAACGAGGCCTTCGGCGAGAGGAACTCCCGATGA
- the rlmB gene encoding 23S rRNA (guanosine(2251)-2'-O)-methyltransferase RlmB has product MPGNSQRRNARTTSKKGASGGSGGKGRDTLKGRGKTLPADERPWHKGYSGTEKLPSKTAWKQDKERKAAAAEGRAPKIGKPGSKDTTWGKGGTGKGAPVKRTASRTPVSRGPKVAPGRRSATPKDAPELLVGRNPVVEALRAHVPATAIYVALGIDIDERVSEAVRTAGDRGIPLLEVSRAELDRLTGGVLHQGIGIQVPPFAYEPFEDLLNAALEQPTAPLLVALDGVTDPRNLGAVIRSAAAFGAHGVFVPERRASGITATAWRTSAGAAARVPVSQVTNLTRSLKQAQQEGFTVVGLDADGETDLYNLEAAVGPLVIVVGSEGRGLSRLVGATCDLRVSIPMASTVESLNASVAAAVTLAEVARRRAE; this is encoded by the coding sequence ATGCCCGGCAACTCCCAGCGCCGCAACGCGCGTACCACCTCGAAGAAGGGCGCGTCGGGCGGGTCGGGTGGCAAGGGCCGCGACACGCTCAAGGGCCGGGGCAAGACCCTGCCCGCTGACGAGCGCCCGTGGCACAAGGGCTACTCGGGGACCGAGAAGCTGCCCTCGAAGACCGCATGGAAGCAGGACAAGGAGCGCAAGGCGGCCGCGGCCGAAGGTCGCGCGCCCAAGATCGGCAAGCCCGGCTCGAAGGACACCACCTGGGGCAAGGGCGGCACCGGCAAGGGCGCCCCGGTCAAGCGCACCGCCAGCCGCACCCCGGTCTCGCGCGGCCCGAAGGTCGCGCCCGGCCGCCGGTCGGCCACCCCGAAGGACGCTCCCGAGCTGCTCGTCGGGCGCAATCCGGTGGTCGAGGCGCTGCGCGCGCACGTACCGGCCACCGCGATCTACGTGGCCCTCGGCATCGACATCGACGAGCGGGTTTCCGAGGCGGTACGCACAGCGGGCGATCGCGGCATCCCGTTGCTCGAGGTCAGCCGGGCGGAGTTGGACCGGCTGACCGGTGGCGTGCTGCACCAAGGCATCGGAATCCAGGTGCCGCCGTTCGCGTACGAACCCTTCGAAGATCTGCTGAACGCGGCGCTGGAGCAGCCCACGGCCCCGTTGCTGGTGGCGCTGGACGGGGTGACCGACCCGCGCAACCTGGGCGCGGTCATCCGATCCGCCGCCGCTTTCGGAGCGCATGGGGTGTTCGTGCCGGAACGCCGGGCTTCTGGGATCACCGCGACCGCCTGGCGCACCAGCGCGGGCGCGGCGGCCCGAGTGCCGGTCTCCCAGGTCACCAACCTGACCCGGTCGCTCAAGCAGGCCCAGCAGGAAGGGTTCACCGTCGTCGGACTGGACGCCGACGGCGAAACCGACCTCTACAACCTGGAAGCGGCGGTCGGCCCGCTCGTGATCGTGGTCGGCTCGGAGGGGCGCGGGCTGTCCCGCCTCGTCGGGGCCACCTGTGACCTGCGGGTGAGCATTCCGATGGCGTCGACGGTGGAGTCCCTGAACGCTTCGGTGGCCGCCGCGGTGACACTGGCCGAGGTCGCTCGGCGTCGCGCGGAATAG
- the cysS gene encoding cysteine--tRNA ligase gives MTLRLFDTATRSVRDFVPRVPGKVSMYVCGLTVQSPPHIGHLRSGVNNDVLRRWLIHNGLAVTYVRNITDIDDKVLAKAVEQDKPFWSIAYANEVRLEAEYRALNVAAPTYEPRATGHIPEMIELIQILIERGHAYAAEDGSGDVYFDVKTYPEYGALSGQRVDEMLPAGDAPDRSKRDPRDFALWKGVKAGEPANAYWPSPWGRGRPGWHIECSAMTWRYLGAEFDLHGGGLDISFPHHENEIAQSRSAGLPFARYWVHNAMLNLGGSKMAKSVGNVLDVEAIKQLGVRPIELRYYLSAAHYRSIIEYSEESLREAATGFQRIEGFIQRATEVVGEVEPSVFCAEFAEAMDDDLNTSAAFAAIHDVVREGNTALAAGETKAAAGALASVRAMLGVLGLDPLDPAWAQGDSASGGLRSTVDALVALALQQRAAARERKDWAAADAVRDQLKQAGVQVEDTPHGPRWTIGSDK, from the coding sequence GTGACGCTGAGACTCTTCGACACCGCAACCCGGTCCGTGCGCGACTTCGTGCCGCGCGTACCCGGCAAGGTTTCGATGTATGTCTGTGGTCTCACCGTGCAGTCGCCGCCACACATCGGGCACCTTCGTTCCGGCGTCAACAACGACGTGCTGCGCCGCTGGCTGATCCACAACGGGCTGGCCGTCACCTATGTCCGGAACATCACCGACATCGACGACAAGGTGCTGGCCAAGGCGGTCGAGCAGGACAAGCCGTTCTGGTCCATCGCGTACGCGAACGAGGTGCGCCTCGAAGCCGAGTACCGGGCGTTGAACGTCGCCGCGCCGACCTATGAGCCGCGGGCGACCGGGCACATCCCGGAGATGATCGAGCTCATCCAGATCCTGATCGAGCGTGGCCACGCGTACGCCGCCGAGGACGGTTCCGGCGACGTCTACTTCGACGTCAAGACCTACCCCGAGTACGGTGCGCTCTCCGGCCAGCGGGTCGACGAGATGCTGCCCGCCGGGGACGCCCCCGACCGGTCCAAGCGGGACCCCCGGGACTTCGCGCTCTGGAAGGGCGTCAAGGCGGGCGAGCCGGCGAACGCGTACTGGCCGTCGCCCTGGGGCCGGGGCCGGCCGGGCTGGCACATCGAGTGCTCGGCGATGACCTGGCGCTATCTCGGCGCCGAGTTCGACCTCCACGGCGGTGGCCTGGACATCTCCTTCCCGCACCACGAGAACGAGATCGCCCAGTCCCGCTCGGCCGGGCTGCCCTTCGCCCGCTACTGGGTGCACAACGCGATGCTCAACCTGGGCGGCAGCAAGATGGCCAAGTCCGTCGGCAACGTGCTCGACGTCGAGGCGATCAAGCAGCTCGGCGTACGCCCGATCGAGCTGCGCTACTACCTCAGCGCGGCGCACTACCGGTCGATCATCGAGTACTCCGAGGAGTCGCTGCGCGAGGCGGCCACCGGCTTCCAGCGGATCGAGGGCTTCATCCAGCGCGCGACCGAGGTCGTGGGCGAGGTCGAGCCGTCGGTGTTCTGCGCCGAGTTCGCCGAGGCGATGGACGACGACCTGAACACGTCGGCCGCGTTCGCCGCGATCCACGACGTGGTACGCGAAGGCAACACCGCGCTCGCGGCCGGCGAGACGAAGGCGGCCGCGGGGGCGCTGGCGAGCGTCCGCGCGATGCTCGGCGTCCTCGGGCTCGACCCGCTCGACCCGGCCTGGGCGCAGGGCGACTCGGCGAGCGGCGGGCTGCGATCCACGGTGGACGCACTCGTCGCGCTCGCCCTCCAGCAGCGGGCCGCCGCCCGCGAACGCAAGGACTGGGCCGCCGCAGACGCGGTCCGCGACCAGCTCAAGCAGGCCGGCGTCCAGGTCGAGGACACCCCGCACGGCCCGCGATGGACGATCGGAAGTGACAAGTAA
- a CDS encoding HAD family hydrolase, translated as MITTVAFDADYTLVDLLPAVLAGLAAVTAETGVPVEVLRADASAHWAATPELPARDIRIAAMRQSLARHGQEARLDEMAALFFEIRYAQSRPYPGVVELLAKLRSDFQLGYATNANSRADLVGLDGLFAFEIYALQNGVPKKPAAAFFHAVLAAAKAGPAEVVYVGDTYAHDVVGAAAVGLRTVWLNRAGDPVPGSVVPDAVIDSLDELPAVLSRWNAA; from the coding sequence GTGATCACGACCGTGGCGTTCGACGCCGATTACACCCTCGTCGACCTGCTGCCCGCCGTGCTGGCCGGACTGGCCGCCGTCACGGCGGAGACCGGGGTGCCGGTGGAGGTGTTGCGGGCCGACGCCTCCGCGCACTGGGCGGCCACGCCAGAGCTGCCGGCGCGTGACATCCGGATCGCCGCGATGCGGCAGTCGCTGGCCCGCCACGGCCAGGAGGCGCGGCTGGACGAGATGGCGGCGCTGTTCTTCGAGATCCGGTACGCCCAGAGCCGCCCCTACCCAGGTGTCGTCGAGCTGCTTGCCAAGCTGCGCAGCGACTTCCAGCTCGGGTACGCCACGAACGCGAACAGCCGGGCGGACCTGGTCGGTCTCGACGGGTTGTTCGCGTTCGAGATCTACGCCCTGCAGAACGGGGTCCCGAAGAAGCCGGCCGCCGCGTTCTTCCATGCGGTGCTCGCCGCGGCGAAGGCCGGCCCGGCGGAGGTCGTCTACGTCGGCGACACGTACGCCCACGACGTGGTCGGCGCGGCGGCGGTCGGGCTGCGGACGGTGTGGCTCAACCGGGCCGGCGATCCCGTACCCGGCTCGGTCGTGCCGGACGCCGTGATCGACTCGCTCGACGAGCTTCCGGCGGTGCTTTCTCGCTGGAATGCCGCCTGA
- a CDS encoding helix-turn-helix domain-containing protein, translating into MDTAQTLDRGLRLLTLVADSPAGVTVTEAANRLNVGRAVVYRLAATLGEHSMVRRDSAGRLLPGIGLIHLARRAQPLLADAALPALRTLAEQVGATAHLTLADGAEAVAVAVVEPSSTMFHVAYRVGSRHPLDRGAAGKAIVTGELSRSAGELQPGAFGLAAPVLGVEGISASVGVVSLGELDPAAVREPLLTAAAAVAQALQ; encoded by the coding sequence ATGGACACCGCTCAGACGCTCGATCGCGGGCTGCGCCTGCTCACCCTGGTCGCGGACAGCCCGGCCGGGGTCACCGTGACCGAGGCGGCCAACCGGCTGAACGTCGGGCGCGCGGTCGTCTATCGGCTCGCCGCCACCCTCGGCGAGCACAGCATGGTACGCCGGGACTCGGCCGGCCGCCTCTTGCCGGGGATCGGCCTGATCCACCTGGCCCGGCGAGCACAACCGCTGCTGGCCGACGCCGCTCTGCCCGCTCTGCGTACGCTCGCCGAGCAGGTCGGCGCGACGGCGCATCTCACCCTGGCCGACGGGGCAGAAGCGGTGGCCGTCGCCGTGGTGGAACCCAGTTCGACGATGTTCCATGTGGCGTACCGGGTCGGCTCCCGGCATCCCCTCGATCGGGGCGCGGCCGGGAAGGCCATCGTCACGGGCGAGCTGAGCCGGTCGGCGGGCGAGTTGCAGCCGGGCGCGTTCGGGCTGGCCGCCCCGGTGCTCGGCGTCGAAGGCATCTCGGCCAGCGTCGGTGTCGTGTCGCTGGGTGAGTTGGACCCCGCCGCCGTACGCGAACCCCTGCTCACCGCCGCCGCCGCGGTCGCCCAAGCGCTCCAGTAG